In one window of Ferriphaselus amnicola DNA:
- a CDS encoding accessory factor UbiK family protein — protein MFNAKILDDLTSKVNEALASGPAKDVERNVRALLVQGFSKLDLVAREDFEVQSLLLARTQEKLIALEARVAELEVRAAASAPQSPAGELG, from the coding sequence ATGTTCAATGCGAAGATTTTGGATGACCTGACCAGCAAGGTCAATGAAGCGCTGGCCAGTGGCCCGGCAAAGGATGTAGAGAGGAATGTGCGTGCCTTGTTGGTGCAAGGTTTTTCCAAGCTCGATCTAGTGGCGCGTGAGGATTTCGAGGTGCAGTCGCTGTTGTTGGCGCGTACGCAAGAGAAGCTGATCGCATTGGAAGCGCGGGTTGCCGAGCTTGAGGTGCGAGCTGCGGCGAGCGCGCCGCAATCTCCAGCCGGTGAGTTGGGTTAA
- a CDS encoding TorF family putative porin, producing the protein MLNKKLLNTLVLAALAVPTLAMAEDAPASPHTVTGNVGMVSNYVFRGITQTSHNPAVQGGFDYAHASGLYAGVWGSNVSWIADSGAVASGSVGMELDTYAGFKNTFAEDFSYDIGFVRYNYLGKYTPAAPWVKADTDEVYGSIGYKWISAKYSYGLGKFLTIPDAQGTNYIELNANYPVSDTGITLGAHVGKQTYKGSSAAYLATTASGSPTYTDYKVSISKDFSGYVLGLAYSKTNASNFYNWPTFGGNWGKGVAILSLTHAM; encoded by the coding sequence ATGCTGAACAAGAAACTGCTGAACACTCTGGTACTGGCCGCTTTGGCTGTTCCGACTTTGGCAATGGCCGAAGATGCACCGGCTTCTCCTCATACCGTGACCGGCAACGTCGGAATGGTCTCTAATTACGTGTTCCGTGGCATCACTCAAACTTCTCACAATCCTGCCGTTCAGGGCGGTTTTGACTACGCCCATGCTAGCGGCTTGTACGCAGGCGTGTGGGGCTCCAATGTAAGCTGGATCGCCGATAGCGGCGCAGTTGCTTCGGGCAGCGTGGGCATGGAACTGGACACCTATGCCGGCTTCAAGAACACCTTCGCAGAAGACTTCTCTTACGATATCGGCTTTGTCCGCTACAACTACTTGGGTAAATACACTCCAGCTGCTCCTTGGGTCAAGGCTGATACCGATGAAGTCTATGGCTCGATCGGCTACAAGTGGATCTCCGCCAAGTACTCGTACGGCTTGGGCAAGTTCCTGACCATCCCTGATGCACAAGGCACCAACTACATCGAACTGAATGCGAACTATCCAGTGAGCGACACCGGTATCACTTTGGGCGCGCACGTGGGCAAGCAAACGTACAAGGGTTCGTCTGCTGCCTACTTGGCAACGACTGCCAGCGGCTCTCCGACTTACACCGATTACAAGGTCAGCATCAGCAAGGATTTCAGTGGCTATGTGTTGGGCTTGGCATACAGCAAGACCAATGCCAGCAACTTCTACAACTGGCCAACCTTCGGTGGCAACTGGGGCAAGGGCGTAGCCATCTTGTCGCTGACTCACGCAATGTAA
- the glnK gene encoding P-II family nitrogen regulator, giving the protein MKMVTAIIKPFKLDEVREALSAIGVQGITVTEVKGFGRQKGHTELYRGAEYVVDFLPKIKLEAAVASEILDQVIEAIEKSAKTGKIGDGKIFVQEVEQVIRIRTGETGPEAL; this is encoded by the coding sequence ATGAAAATGGTCACAGCAATCATCAAGCCGTTCAAGCTGGACGAGGTGCGTGAAGCGTTGTCCGCCATCGGCGTACAAGGTATCACCGTCACCGAAGTCAAAGGCTTTGGTCGGCAAAAAGGGCACACCGAGCTATATCGCGGTGCCGAATATGTGGTGGATTTCCTGCCTAAGATCAAGTTGGAAGCCGCAGTCGCGAGCGAGATTCTGGATCAGGTGATCGAGGCAATCGAAAAGTCTGCTAAAACCGGCAAGATCGGCGACGGCAAGATCTTCGTGCAAGAAGTCGAGCAAGTAATCCGCATCCGTACCGGTGAAACCGGCCCTGAAGCCCTGTAA
- a CDS encoding ammonium transporter, with protein MKKFLAVFTLLASLGGFAIAAHAADAASAVEAVSAAVAAAPVADVAEAASAVAEAAPAPVPNKGDTAWMLVATVLVIFMSLPGLGLFYGGLVRTKNMLSVLTQVFVIFCVVALLWVTYGYSVAFTDGGSINSFFGGLSKAFLSGVTPDSVVETFSKGVVIPEMLFMVFQLTFAAITVALIVGGFVERIKFSALLVFAVLWFTFSYLPMAHMVWFWGGPSAFADPSGFIFGKGALDFAGGTVVHINAAMAALVGAFVIGKRIGFGKEKMAPHSLTMTMIGASMLWVGWFGFNAGSNLEATGTAVLAMVNTTVATAAAALSWMAAEWMLRGKPSLLGVASGCVAGLVAVTPACGFIGPMGAIVLGLVAGVLCFWGVTGLKKMLGADDSLDVFGVHGVGGILGALGTGVLAAPSLGGTGVYDYATGAVAEYSIAAQVTSQAWGVGTTILWSGIVSFVLFKLIDMTIGLRVSDEQEREGLDTATHGERAYDY; from the coding sequence ATGAAGAAATTCTTAGCTGTATTTACGTTGCTGGCATCGCTGGGTGGCTTTGCTATCGCCGCCCATGCTGCTGATGCTGCCAGCGCGGTTGAGGCTGTATCGGCAGCGGTCGCAGCAGCTCCCGTAGCCGATGTCGCTGAAGCGGCCTCTGCCGTAGCGGAAGCCGCCCCTGCCCCCGTTCCCAACAAGGGTGACACTGCGTGGATGCTGGTCGCTACCGTTCTGGTAATTTTTATGAGTTTGCCAGGTCTAGGACTGTTCTACGGTGGCTTGGTGCGCACCAAGAACATGCTGTCGGTATTAACCCAAGTGTTCGTAATCTTCTGCGTAGTCGCGCTGTTATGGGTCACCTACGGCTATAGCGTTGCATTCACCGACGGCGGTTCGATCAATAGCTTCTTCGGCGGTTTGTCTAAGGCATTCTTGTCTGGCGTCACCCCCGACTCAGTCGTGGAAACATTCAGCAAGGGCGTGGTCATTCCAGAGATGCTGTTCATGGTGTTCCAGTTGACCTTCGCAGCTATCACTGTGGCGCTGATCGTCGGTGGATTCGTGGAACGCATCAAGTTCTCCGCATTGCTGGTGTTCGCCGTGCTGTGGTTCACCTTCTCCTACCTGCCAATGGCGCATATGGTCTGGTTCTGGGGCGGTCCTTCGGCCTTCGCTGATCCATCTGGCTTCATCTTCGGTAAGGGCGCGCTGGACTTCGCTGGTGGCACCGTGGTACACATCAACGCTGCGATGGCAGCTCTGGTAGGTGCTTTCGTGATCGGCAAACGTATCGGCTTCGGCAAGGAAAAGATGGCGCCGCACAGTCTGACTATGACCATGATCGGCGCATCCATGCTGTGGGTGGGTTGGTTCGGCTTCAACGCCGGCTCCAATCTGGAAGCTACTGGCACTGCAGTACTGGCAATGGTCAACACCACCGTGGCAACTGCCGCAGCGGCGTTGTCTTGGATGGCAGCGGAATGGATGTTGCGCGGCAAGCCTAGCTTGTTGGGTGTAGCTTCCGGTTGCGTGGCTGGCCTAGTAGCAGTAACGCCAGCTTGCGGCTTCATCGGCCCGATGGGTGCGATCGTCCTTGGCCTAGTTGCTGGTGTACTGTGCTTCTGGGGCGTCACCGGCCTGAAGAAGATGCTAGGCGCAGATGACTCGCTGGATGTATTCGGCGTGCATGGCGTAGGCGGCATCCTCGGCGCACTAGGTACCGGCGTTCTGGCAGCTCCCAGCTTGGGTGGCACGGGTGTATATGACTACGCAACTGGCGCAGTGGCGGAATACTCCATCGCTGCACAAGTGACTAGCCAAGCTTGGGGCGTGGGCACCACCATCCTGTGGTCGGGTATCGTCAGCTTCGTGTTGTTCAAGCTGATCGACATGACCATCGGTCTGCGTGTCAGCGACGAGCAAGAGCGCGAAGGTCTAGACACCGCCACTCACGGCGAACGAGCTTACGATTACTAA
- a CDS encoding deoxyguanosinetriphosphate triphosphohydrolase — MSELASYAADPASSRGRRNAEDTPPGRSEFQRDRDRIIHSTAFRRLEYKTQVFVNHEGDLFRTRLTHSIEVAQIGRSIARRLRLNEDLTEAVALAHDLGHTPFGHAGQDALNACMKDYGGFEHNLQSLRVVDVLEERYAAFDGLNLCFETREGILKHCSLENAAQLGDVGVRFLNNQRSSLEAQIANLADEIAYNNHDVDDGLRSGLLTLEQLAEVRLFATHLNEVRAAYPGLADRRVVHETIRRMINTLVGDLIRETESNLSKSQVQTLNDVRNAPAIVAFSDEIYAQNRELKACLRANLYRHYRVMRMSSKARRIITDLFAAFMEDSRLLPPQFAHQAEADRARAVADYIAGMTDRYAIREHRRIFAVEEIQV; from the coding sequence ATGTCTGAACTAGCTAGTTACGCCGCCGATCCAGCCAGTTCGCGTGGCCGTCGTAACGCGGAAGACACTCCGCCGGGACGTAGCGAATTCCAGCGCGACCGTGATCGTATCATCCACTCCACCGCCTTCCGCCGCCTAGAATACAAAACGCAGGTGTTCGTGAACCACGAGGGTGACCTGTTCCGCACCCGCTTGACGCATAGCATCGAAGTTGCGCAAATTGGCCGTTCCATCGCCCGCCGCTTGCGTCTGAACGAAGACCTTACCGAGGCGGTGGCGCTGGCTCACGATCTTGGTCACACGCCGTTCGGCCACGCCGGACAAGATGCGCTCAACGCCTGCATGAAGGATTACGGTGGCTTTGAGCACAACTTACAATCATTGCGCGTGGTGGATGTGCTAGAAGAGCGCTACGCCGCCTTCGACGGTTTGAATCTATGTTTCGAGACGCGCGAGGGCATCCTTAAACATTGCTCGCTCGAGAACGCCGCACAATTGGGCGATGTCGGTGTGCGCTTCCTCAATAACCAGCGCTCCTCGCTGGAAGCGCAGATCGCCAACCTGGCTGACGAGATCGCCTACAACAACCACGATGTGGACGATGGCCTGCGTTCGGGGCTGCTTACATTGGAGCAGTTGGCCGAAGTTCGGTTGTTTGCTACCCATCTGAATGAGGTGCGTGCAGCTTATCCCGGTTTGGCTGATCGTCGCGTGGTGCATGAAACTATCCGTCGCATGATCAATACCTTGGTCGGCGACTTGATCCGCGAGACGGAAAGTAATTTGAGCAAGTCTCAGGTGCAGACGCTGAACGATGTGCGTAACGCGCCCGCCATCGTCGCCTTTAGCGACGAAATCTATGCGCAGAATCGCGAGTTAAAAGCCTGTTTGCGAGCCAATCTGTACCGTCACTACCGTGTGATGCGCATGAGCTCTAAGGCACGTCGCATCATCACTGACCTGTTTGCTGCGTTCATGGAGGACAGTCGCTTGTTGCCGCCGCAGTTCGCGCATCAGGCCGAGGCGGATCGAGCCCGTGCCGTGGCGGATTACATTGCGGGTATGACTGACCGTTACGCCATCCGCGAGCATAGGCGCATCTTTGCCGTGGAGGAGATTCAGGTCTGA
- the aroB gene encoding 3-dehydroquinate synthase encodes MQTLTVGLADRSYPIHIGTGLLECAELLLPHLPKKRCAIVTNTTVAPLYLAQVQGLLESSGVSVVPVILPDGEQYKTFETLNLIYDALLTHRCERSTPLIALGGGVIGDMTGYAAATYLRGVPFIQIPTTLLSQVDSSVGGKTGINHPLGKNMIGAFYQPKAVIADTVTLNTLPDEELSAGLAEVIKYGLIRDLPFFEWLEGNIDKLLARDPAALQYAIARSCRNKAEVVAADERETGERALLNLGHTFGHAIENGMGYGAWLHGAAVAAGTMMAADLSQRMGWLTAADVARTRILFERAKLPLTPPQLGVEQYLNLMGLDKKVEGGKLRFVLLKSIGQGLVSEAPADLLRLTLEAVHV; translated from the coding sequence ATGCAAACTCTGACCGTAGGCTTAGCTGATCGCTCCTATCCTATTCACATTGGCACAGGGTTGTTGGAGTGTGCTGAGTTACTGCTGCCGCATCTGCCGAAGAAGCGCTGCGCCATCGTCACCAACACCACTGTCGCGCCGCTGTATCTGGCGCAGGTGCAGGGCTTGCTGGAGTCGAGCGGTGTCAGCGTGGTGCCGGTGATCCTGCCGGACGGCGAGCAATACAAGACGTTCGAGACGCTGAACCTGATCTACGACGCGCTGCTCACCCATCGCTGCGAACGCAGCACGCCCTTGATCGCACTGGGCGGCGGGGTCATCGGCGACATGACTGGTTATGCCGCTGCGACCTATCTGCGCGGTGTGCCGTTCATCCAGATTCCCACCACGCTGCTATCGCAGGTGGACTCCTCGGTGGGCGGCAAGACCGGGATCAATCACCCGCTGGGAAAGAACATGATCGGTGCGTTCTACCAACCGAAGGCGGTGATCGCTGATACGGTGACGCTCAATACCTTGCCGGACGAGGAACTGTCCGCCGGTCTGGCCGAAGTCATCAAATATGGTCTGATTCGCGACCTGCCGTTCTTCGAATGGCTGGAGGGCAATATCGACAAGCTGCTGGCGCGCGACCCTGCCGCATTGCAATACGCCATCGCGCGCAGTTGCCGGAACAAGGCCGAAGTCGTCGCTGCCGACGAGCGAGAGACTGGCGAGCGCGCGTTGCTCAACCTTGGTCATACTTTCGGCCATGCCATCGAGAACGGCATGGGTTATGGCGCTTGGTTGCACGGCGCGGCCGTGGCGGCAGGCACGATGATGGCGGCGGATTTGTCGCAGCGCATGGGCTGGCTGACAGCAGCGGATGTGGCGCGCACGCGCATCCTGTTCGAGCGCGCCAAGTTGCCGCTGACTCCACCCCAGCTTGGAGTCGAGCAATACCTCAATCTGATGGGCTTGGATAAGAAAGTGGAGGGCGGTAAGCTGCGTTTCGTGTTGCTGAAATCCATCGGACAGGGACTGGTGTCGGAAGCGCCTGCCGACCTGCTACGCCTGACACTAGAGGCTGTACATGTCTGA
- a CDS encoding shikimate kinase produces MQTVDTAHPKRESGNVVLVGMMGAGKTTVGKCLARQLGKVFVDSDDEIQRRTGVSIPHIFEVEGEEGFRRRESCAIHDLMQRNGLILATGGGAVILPQNRIEMSDNGVVVYLKGSVHELWQRTRHDRNRPLLQTADPRAKLQELLSQRDPLYTEVADLIVHTGRQGVQTLVAELIRKLGLQANNTQAHEPCKL; encoded by the coding sequence ATGCAAACTGTTGATACAGCACACCCCAAACGCGAATCCGGTAATGTCGTTCTTGTCGGCATGATGGGTGCAGGCAAGACCACCGTTGGAAAATGTTTGGCGCGCCAATTGGGCAAGGTTTTCGTCGATAGTGATGACGAAATACAACGCCGTACTGGTGTCTCGATTCCGCACATATTCGAAGTCGAGGGCGAGGAAGGGTTTCGGCGGCGTGAGAGTTGTGCGATTCATGATCTGATGCAGCGCAACGGTCTTATTTTAGCCACCGGTGGTGGGGCGGTCATCTTGCCGCAAAATCGAATCGAGATGAGCGACAACGGTGTGGTGGTCTATCTGAAAGGTTCGGTGCATGAGCTCTGGCAACGCACTCGTCACGACCGTAATCGACCCTTGCTGCAAACCGCTGATCCGCGCGCGAAATTGCAGGAACTGCTGAGTCAGCGCGATCCGCTTTACACTGAAGTCGCCGATCTGATCGTCCACACTGGACGGCAAGGCGTGCAGACGCTGGTTGCAGAACTGATCCGCAAACTCGGGCTGCAAGCTAACAACACACAGGCACACGAACCATGCAAACTCTGA